TAATCAAAATAAAGTAAAATAGAAGTTAGGAACCTTAGACAATACAAAAGTATAATATGCATTGTATTGGAGAAACAAAGAAACTCACCATAAAATCACCAGCATGTATAGTACCCATTTCAACTGACTGACCCATTTCAAGCTCTAATTGTTTGACAATGTACTCTTTTGCCCGCCCGATTTCCTTCTTTGTTGCTCCATTCGCAACCGAACAGATTTCTATTTGAACAAATGTTCAGGGAAATCTCATTCAAATACAGATTTCTATTTGAACAAATGTTAATAAAATCAAGGTTTATTATACCCTTTACGGTTCGTGGTTTATCTTCTTGCCGACAAGCAATATAAAGGCAAGCAGCCAATATGGCATCCTGATTCCTCCCTCTACTCGATTTTTGATCCTCTACTTTCTTAAATATCTCATTAGCACGATCCTATTTGATTAaataacaaaaacaaaaataaatacattaaAACACAATGGTGTGAAGAGCAGAGGTTGACAAGATTCCATATAATGGCTAAACTTGCACAACACACAATGAAATAACAGGACTTGATGCAGAGGACTCGATCTTTTTGCAACGAATTGGCtatatacaaattataaatatcATACCTTTATTGTTGCAACAAGCCCTAACCTGAATGAAAAGGTAGATGCATCAGATACAACCTCACAGATGAAGCTACTGATAAATTATGCAAGAATCTtgaacataaaaaaaataatttgtgcCAAAATATTGTGATCAAACGATGCAATACAGAAACAGTAACACAACCAATTTTGATTCACAAACCAAACTTCTCTATAGATATGAGCCTACAATTCCTAAAAACAAATGAGAATCATACAATACGAAACAAAAAAGACCAACACACTAAACGTATCTATGCAGACTAATACATATTTTTTAGGATTATTATTTCACTTGAGAAGACTGTATGCTTCAAGGTGCCAGAGGGTATCTTTAACAATCATGCTTAAACTTTATACGAAATTTACTTGCTTAAAAGTTAAAAAGGTGCTGCCAAGGCATTGTGTATGTTTCAATAGTAGGTGATAAATAATCTTGTTTCGTCGCATATACCACATTATGATTAACTCAGAGACCCTATTGAATAACTATTCACACATACAAATTAAAGAGTAATCCCTATTCCCTAGTATCCCTAATTCCCCTTCAAAAGTTCATCACAATTTAGATCACACAACCTCAATTGATACTCATATAGAAACCTAGTGTCATTAGATATGAATCAAGTACTAACTTtacaacaacaatatctcatataaTCTAACCCTTAATCAACATAATTTGACACAAAATAACAATAACATCGTCACCTATCAGACATGGTAGCAATTGTTTTAAACGCCATAATCAACGACCGATCAGGATTCGAACCACGATTCTGCCACCGTCCTAATGAAGATGACAAAAAATCACTCGTAACACCATTAGGTTTCGAAATCACAGTCGATAAACCGCCATCATTAAGGAGAACATTAGTAGGACCACCAACACGAACAGGATCATTATCACCAGATTCATTAGCGAACGTACGCCACTCAGAGGTTTCATCGATTGAGTGTGATTCGAGAACGAGACCACACTCTGAGCAAACGGTGTCTCCGGCAGAATGATCGAATACGACTTCGGTGGATTTACGGCAGTCGGAACAGTACGCGTCGGCCATTGAATTTGAAACTGGATTGAAATtagagttagggttagggttagggtttgtgtttaaGTTATTGGTTTTTGGATTTAATTTTGTGTGTGATGTGTGATTTGAATCAGGGAGAGGATAGGAGGTGTCAGAAGTAAACAGAGGAAACTGGGATGGGAAGGAAAGAAAGCCTTGGGATTTTTATCTATCAAATatcttatgtttatatttatataataaaaggttgctacaacttcctattattattagattagattattagatattagatattagattattagatatataatataaatatataactagTTTACGAACTCTCGCTTCGCgatgggggttcggttttcaatgtattttagtgcgtttagtttgtaaaattatttcgtggctaacgatgatgtcgttgaagcgcaactcgagtcgaactaaaaggtataatccgtgaaagatttaaatgttattttaaattaacaatatatgtgcatctccgcgtttcgctatggaattgtcgacttttaaaaatttaacgcaaaatcaacgtgtatgaaaagtacctcaaatatttagcgttttttaaaaagagtacattttgcgtatagttagtgacattgtgttcataaaattatttcgagtttaacgatggtgtcggaaaaatttaactcgttgcgagcgagaagatatgacccgttgaatattttggtggagtttagttaagatttttaatgaaaatggttatttgacactttaccccctgtttggaggccggttttaatttttgaacaaagtttggagttttttttggaaaaaggaaaaaaaggtgaaaacaaaaaaaaattaaaaaaaaagtgaaaagacgaaatatattatataatattattatagttataataacgggGAGGCGAGTCGGGTCGGGTCGGTGTGAGGAGGTAGGGTTGGGGGTGTTTTGTATTTTCTCGAGGGTGTGGGGTTTTTTTCTCGAGGGTGTGGGATTTTTTGGTAAAATTGAAGAGGAGGCCGATTCGTACGTTGGATAAAGTTTGGGGTCCTTAATGTGAGATTGAGATAgtctaaatagtactattcatttgacTATCTCAGATATGtagtaactagttgtggagccctcgcttcgcgccgggggctccgttttgaatgcgagttaaaaaaaaaagtcttgatctattttgtaaaaaagaatttttttttcgacataacattgaagggttgttccttttgtgaaagttgcttcttttagcgttcgggttttattttaaaaaaaaagttagtaaagtgggggttcgatttgtattttaataaaagttagtgggttaagtttgtaaaatttgaaaaaactttacgtataaagtgggggttcgatttgtattttaataaaagttagggggttaagtttgtgaaaattgaatattagtaaaaaaaaagttagtaaagtgggggttcgatttgtattttaataaaagttagtgggttaagtttgtaaaatttgaaaaaactttacgtataaagtgggggttcgatttgtattttaataaaagttagggggttaagtttgtgaaaattgaatattagaagaaaaaaaagttagtaaagtgggggttcgattagtattttaataaaagttagggggtaaagcttgtgaaatttggggaaaaaatatacgtataaagtggagggttcgattagtattttaataaaagttagggggtaaagcttgtgaaatttggggaaaaaatatacgtataaagtggaggGTTCGATTTGCATTTTAATGAAAggtagggggttaagtttgcgtaAAGTGAAAAAATAAATAGAACTATTCATTGGCACTTTACCTTTTAGATATATGTATAATATACTGGTACGTATgggatattttttttcttttcagaaaGGCAGATTTTATAAAAAGAACACACAAGACGCGTGAAAACGCTTATAACCGATGATTACATCAACCAAAACCCCAAATCAAAAACAAATGACAACTGATTATACAACCCAGATTAGCATAACTCATGTTTAGATGCAAAACTTCATCTCACTTTTCAGGATGCAATTCACCCTTCATCTTCACAGTACCTTTTGGGATCAGACTTCCAAAGATCAAAGCCTCCAActacatccttcttcttgttagtcAACCATAGATGTGATAAAACCCCTAACCCTTACCATCAGATCTTCGTTTAACGTCGATTGTCTCTGTTGATCAGTCCCGTAAACAAGTTTATTCTTCTTATCTCCAAATTAGCCAAAGGAGAATCCGCCTAGTCGGAATGAAAGCTGAGTAACTGGAGGAGAACCAATAATATAGCTGGCTTCACTTAAAACATTATTAACATCGATAGGACTTGGGGCTGCAATTTGCCACCATGATAGTAAACTTTTCATAAGGAGATAGTATAAACGCATTTGGAAAAGATATGATCGCTGTTCTCTTTGAAGGAGTTACAAAAGGGGCATTTTGTGTCAAGACCGACTCCTCTATCACGAATGTTGAACCTTGTTGCAAGTTTGTTCAAATTAAGTTGACTTTTTTTGGGCAAACACGACAACCACTTCACCATATTTAATCATGTGTTGCTATCTAACAGATAATAGTCCAATTTGGATGATAAAGCACTAACCTTGAACAAATCGTTCGTTCAAGCTAATGGACCAGGCCCAGCTATCTTCGTTGTTCGATAAGATAGGCCCACATTCAATCATTTCCTCCAGTTTTTGGAGGTCATTCACAGCCCTTCCTCTGATGATGTTATCCCATGCCCATTATCTAACATGCCCATTGGCCGAAATCTAAACTCTATTAGCAACCATATTATTGTTGTTAGATTTGAGGGCGTAGAGTCTTGGAAACATCGAACTTAGGCATACTGATGTATTCGGGATCCATATATCGTGCCAAAATGCAGTATTATGCCCATTCCCCACTTTTCGAATGAAAGAAAATGAGAACAAAACTCTCACCTTGTCAATTTTATGTCCATTTTTTAGAATTTTAGGTCAAACTGATGCACCTTTTATCAAGTTGTTATTTAAACCTCCATATTCTCCGTAAATTGATTTGACTATGATCCACCATAGCGACCCGTTTCCaagtttaaatctccaccactATTTTGCCAACAAACTGAGGTTTTTAGCACGAAGACCACATAGTCCAAGTCCTCCTCTTAACTAAGCAACCATTGCTTCTCCCATTTCACCCAATTGATTGACCTCCCATCAAAATAATTGCATAGAAAGTTTCTCCTTAATTGCAcagaaagggatcgccttcttcttgtctccaatgattaagtagggtacgaactcatccccaattcatccagaatagatgatggctaattggttgatccattccggttacgctgctttcggagctcaggtagaattccatatcggaatagctgtcggaatatgaGGAATtcaaactagatgcggaattcatcttacacggttagataaaggatttttgatatgaaatgatttttggatattggatgatattctaattacatagaatacctatatatagtacaagggatcccacaaattacggaggaactttcgaaagctgtcaggcaaagtttacagtaacagatatgctaagatatgaattttgtctatacactattcatgcaatcaatgcagtaaaacgtgtctagactaagaatgataagcaggtaatttccgacaagaaatgataagcaaaacttttgacatgcagacacggtcgaagtccagactcactaatgcatctaaacaactatcagatagacacactaatgcaagacctggttcgctaagaccaacgctctgataccaactgtgacgatcactccaaatccatatggacgaatacgacattcatcgatttcattacgaggtatttgacctctatatg
This genomic stretch from Rutidosis leptorrhynchoides isolate AG116_Rl617_1_P2 chromosome 11, CSIRO_AGI_Rlap_v1, whole genome shotgun sequence harbors:
- the LOC139876309 gene encoding transcription initiation factor IIB-2-like, which produces MADAYCSDCRKSTEVVFDHSAGDTVCSECGLVLESHSIDETSEWRTFANESGDNDPVRVGGPTNVLLNDGGLSTVISKPNGVTSDFLSSSLGRWQNRGSNPDRSLIMAFKTIATMSDRLGLVATIKDRANEIFKKVEDQKSSRGRNQDAILAACLYIACRQEDKPRTVKEICSVANGATKKEIGRAKEYIVKQLELEMGQSVEMGTIHAGDFMRRFCSNLGMTNQTVKAAQESVQKSEEFDIRRSPISIAAAVIYIVTQLSDDKKPLKDVALATGVAEGTIRNSYKDLYPHLVKIIPSWYAHEEDLKNLCSP